From the genome of Malus sylvestris chromosome 6, drMalSylv7.2, whole genome shotgun sequence, one region includes:
- the LOC126626493 gene encoding protein MIZU-KUSSEI 1-like — protein MSMARNLQDSSSKRHFHWTNKVGNEEEEEEEDVDHVVLPSLNSSSSSSASSKTRSDEEEKKQEHDHHQKQQHGHVAHQLPRRKLQAAAVSRMRSVLNAFGKNRSSLPLGLGPRVVGTLFGSRRGHVHFALQRDPSSHPAFLIELATPISGLVKEMASGLVRIALECDKDHKDDHQKKKDEKAPRLLEEPVWRTLCNGKKYGFASRRECGAKEWKVLKAVEPISMGAGVLPPSAAVEGNEAEAGSESDGELMYMRAKFERIVGSRDSEAFYMMNPDSNGAPELSVYLLRV, from the coding sequence ATGAGCATGGCAAGGAACTTGCAGGACTCCTCCTCCAAGAGACACTTCCACTGGACAAACAAAGTTggcaacgaagaagaagaagaagaagaagatgttgATCATGTAGTTCTTCCGAGTCTCaactcctcttcctcctcctccgcctcgTCGAAAACAAGATCCGATGAGGAGGAGAAGAAACAAGAGCATGATCATCATCAAAAACAACAGCATGGTCATGTGGCTCATCAACTTCCGAGGAGGAAACTGCAGGCGGCTGCGGTTTCCAGGATGAGGTCAGTTCTTAACGCTTTTGGTAAGAACCGATCCAGCCTACCACTCGGCCTTGGACCTCGAGTGGTAGGCACACTTTTCGGCTCCAGGCGTGGCCACGTACACTTTGCACTCCAGAGAGACCCAAGCTCACACCCGGCCTTCTTGATCGAGCTCGCCACCCCGATCAGCGGGTTGGTTAAAGAAATGGCATCCGGGCTCGTCAGAATTGCGTTGGAGTGTGACAAGGATCACAAAGACGATCATCAGAAAAAGAAAGACGAGAAAGCTCCGAGGTTGCTGGAAGAGCCAGTGTGGAGAACTTTATGCAACGGTAAGAAATATGGTTTTGCTAGCAGAAGAGAATGTGGGGCCAAGGAGTGGAAGGTGTTGAAAGCTGTGGAGCCCATTTCAATGGGGGCTGGTGTGCTGCCGCCGTCTGCGGCGGTGGAAGGGAATGAAGCTGAAGCCGGGTCCGAATCCGACGGGGAACTAATGTACATGAGGGCTAAGTTTGAGAGAATTGTTGGGTCTAGAGACTCTGAGGCCTTCTACATGATGAACCCTGATAGCAATGGAGCTCCTGAGCTCAGTGTCTACTTGCTCCGAGTCTAA